A window of Desulfobulbus oralis genomic DNA:
TTGCCGCCCGCACTGCCATCCAGGCACATCAGTACGATGAACCAGATGCCGCCCACCAACGGAACGAGACTGACGAGCAGCCACCAGCCGCTGCGCCCCGTGTCGTGCAGACGGCGAACGCCGAGCGCCATTGCGGGAACAGCCGTTGCGCTGTAGTAAATCGCCAACAGTCTGTCGCTTCCCTGACTGAATGAATAGCCGAACAGCCCCGACAGCAGTCCGGCGGCAAAGCCCCATGCCAGTGCAAACAGCAGGTTGAACAGGACAAACATCCAAAGCTCTCGCCGGCCTGCCCGGCCGCTGAAATCGGCATACTGCCGGAATGCCTTGATAAACCATTTCATGTTTTCCCTCTGTTTCAGTAAGACCGCGAGCGTCTGGGAGGGCGCGCGGATCAGCCACCCTCCAGGCTGCCGCCCGTAAATACCCCATTGGTCAAGTCAGGAGCGGTTCCGGTTTTGGCCGTCATAGCCGCCGTCTTTGCTGCAAGCGCCACGAACACCAGCGGCAGAGCAAGGACCGGCGCCGAAAGTTTCGTCGCGGATTGCATCGTTCATCCTTCATTGTACTGCTCCTTCAGAAAAAGCCGGCCAGCCCGTGCCGCCGGGTAGCCGTCCGCCAGCCGCGCTTTGACGGAACACGGCCCGGAGGGTAAAAGGCTCAGGGCGGCACACCCGCGACCGCTTCAGTTCCCGGTCGGGGAAAAGCCGGCTTTGCCGCCTCGCTCCGCAACCAGAGACAGAAGATCGCGTCTGTCTCTGGCGTGGCGGCCGGAACGCTCAGAAGAAGACCCGTATGCCGGCATAGATGTTGTGGCTGAAATATTCGTCTTCTCGTGTGTCGAAATAGCGGTACTTGACATCGAGGCTGATCCTGTCGCTGACGGCATAGCTCACGCCAAAGCCGAGCTGAAAGGCAAAGACCGTATCATGGTCACTGGCAGCAGGTATGCCCGAACCCGGTACTTCCACGTCGTTGACCTCGACCCTGGCCATGCCGATGCCAGCGGTGACAAAGGGGGTGAAGGCGCTGGAGTTCTTGAAGTCGTAGTAGCCGTTGAACAGGAAGGCAAGGCTGGAGCTATCGCCATTTAAATCCACCTCCTGCCCCATAGCTTTGCCTTTATCGAAATCGTTTTTCTGCCAGGCCAGCTCTCCCTCGACCCGGATGTTCTCGAAGGCATAGCCCACCGCC
This region includes:
- a CDS encoding outer membrane protein, whose protein sequence is MKKHLVLLVALATFLPLSSFAADAEGLYVGGNLGMAILNDADTTTDSGVAVNIDSDLGLALGAAVGYAFENIRVEGELAWQKNDFDKGKAMGQEVDLNGDSSSLAFLFNGYYDFKNSSAFTPFVTAGIGMARVEVNDVEVPGSGIPAASDHDTVFAFQLGFGVSYAVSDRISLDVKYRYFDTREDEYFSHNIYAGIRVFF